TCCTCCTCCCTCCTCTCCAACTCCCTAAGCCTTGCATTCTCAGCATCAATCCTAATGGCCTCCATCTGCAACCTGGTCTCCAGGGACTTGAGGTTAACCTCCCAATCCCTAAGCTTACCCTCCCTCTCACTCAACGCCTTCTCCCTCTCCTCCAACTCCTTCTCCTTGTTAGCCAACTCGGTTAGTTTATTGCCCAGTTGATTGGATAGCGTCATTAATGCGTTGAGCACATTAGCCATCTCATTGAGCCTCGCCCTCTCAGCCTCTATAACCTTCCTCTCCTCCTCCAACCTCTGCCTAATCTCATCAATGCTCCTCTCCTTGGCGTTAACCTCGGCCTCCCTCCTACTAATATCGAGTAACCTGCCCTCGAGGTCCCTCTCCCTATTCAGGACCTCAGTGTAGAGCTTGTTCAATTCAGAGAGCAAATTACTGAGTTTAGTAACTTCAGAGGCCAGTGCCGATGCCTTGTCAACACCGCTCTCTACCTTGGCATTCAAATCCTTAACACCGAGGCTTATACCCTCCAGGGTGCTGGCAATGCCACTTAGGTTTTGCTGAACATTGTTTGTGAGGCCCTGGAGTTTATCACCTAATTCATTTATTCTACTGAGCACGTTGAAGAGGGAGTCCAGGAGCTTCTTACTGGTCTCGTCGAATTGATTGATCAGGTTATTCATTTGAATAACCCTGCTGGCTATGTCATTAACGGAGGAGTTAATCACCTTAATGGCATCCCTAATGGATTGATCATTTCTATCCAATTTGGCACTTACCGCCTGCAACTCCTTACTCACACCATTAACGCTGGCCATTATTGACTGTGCATTCTGCTGCAGGGCCTGCAGTAGGTTATTAATCTCATTAATCCTCTGCAAAAACTCCGCTGCCTGCTCTCGACCCCTGAACACATTGTAGTTTAGCCTGGGGCATTAATATATTTTGTCTTTACAATACACGCACCAGCCCTGGTAACCATCAACGTTGCTGCAACTTACCCATTAAGTCGAGGATCACGGACTTGAGGCCCTCTATCAACTCGGCATTCCTCCTATACTCGGCTAGGATCCTTAATTCGTAATCCTCAACCAACCTCCTAAGCTCACCCAGTTGCGTGGACACCGCGGATAGGTTATTGGATAACTCCATTAACTGGCTAGCGTCCAGTGTCCTGTAATCCCTCAGGTCCGTGATCACCTTAGCCAGCAGATCCACCGAGTTCTCCATCTTACTACTAATGCTCGTTATGTGATCCCTATACGCAATTATTGAGGCCTCAATCCTGGTCAACTCCCTCAGCGTGCTGGAGAGTAGGTTCATGAGGTCAGTGATACTCTGTGGGGTTAAGCCCGAGGCTAGGTCCTGGGCCTTTACAAGCCCCGAAACCACCTTCTCAATATTACTAACCCTAGCGCTTAAGTTATTAATGGCCTCGCTAACCTCACGCACACTGCTCGAGAGCTGGTTAACCCTCTCATTTAGGTTGCTCAACTCCCTAATAATCCTCATGAACGGGTCCTCTGGGGGTGGTGGCGGTCTGTAGTAAGCCATTAATCCACTACGCACGGAATCACTTAAATACCTATCCTACTAATTTAACCGATGACGTACATATCAAGGGCAGCTAAGATACTGAGCAGCAGGGTAAGCGCCGACGTGGTGATACTGGGGCCCACGGTGATTGGCGAGGGAACCATTGTGGAGCCCATGGTTGTCATAGGGCACCCAGTAAGGGCAAAGCTAATGAAGGCCCTGGGGAGTGACCTGGGGATTGATGAGTACATGGACTCCATAAGCAGTGGCTCCCAAATTGGGAGTAACTGCATCATTAGGAGTGGTACCGTTATTTACGAGGACGTGGTCCTGGGGGACAACGTGGAGACTGGGCACAACGTATTGATTAGGGAGGGCACGAGGATTGGCAGTGGGACCAGGGTGGGCAGTGGGGTCATTATTGATGGGGAGACCATCATTGGTAGTAACGTGAGCATCCAGAGCATGGTCTACATACCCAGGGGTACGGTGATCGAGGATGGAGTGTTCCTGGGACCCAACGTGGTGATAACCAATGATAAGTACCCACCAAGCAGGAGGTTAGATGGCGTCAGGATCAGGCGTGGCGCCGTGATTGGCGCGAACTCCACGTTAATAGCGGGCATTGAGATTGGGGAGAATGCCGTGGTAGCAGCGGGCTCCGTAGTCACGAAGGACGTGCCACCCAACAAGGTGGTTATGGGAGTACCCGCTAGGCCCGTTTATGATGTTGACGTCTTCATAAGGA
This sequence is a window from Vulcanisaeta thermophila. Protein-coding genes within it:
- a CDS encoding chromosome partitioning protein ParA; amino-acid sequence: MFRGREQAAEFLQRINEINNLLQALQQNAQSIMASVNGVSKELQAVSAKLDRNDQSIRDAIKVINSSVNDIASRVIQMNNLINQFDETSKKLLDSLFNVLSRINELGDKLQGLTNNVQQNLSGIASTLEGISLGVKDLNAKVESGVDKASALASEVTKLSNLLSELNKLYTEVLNRERDLEGRLLDISRREAEVNAKERSIDEIRQRLEEERKVIEAERARLNEMANVLNALMTLSNQLGNKLTELANKEKELEEREKALSEREGKLRDWEVNLKSLETRLQMEAIRIDAENARLRELERREEEIKARMEELSKREQELNEREKAIKEREAALRKYEDELKERESRLNALESAIKEREAALKNLDEEVSKRRKELVEKLEPLVTRLVEEERRLVDWEKRLLDKERELMNYQRALIIRENTLIELREKLDRERSELESRLRDYSKLESEYQELKRKYEALMKEREELLRVIESKDKELNQLRSQLKK
- a CDS encoding N-acetyltransferase → MTYISRAAKILSSRVSADVVILGPTVIGEGTIVEPMVVIGHPVRAKLMKALGSDLGIDEYMDSISSGSQIGSNCIIRSGTVIYEDVVLGDNVETGHNVLIREGTRIGSGTRVGSGVIIDGETIIGSNVSIQSMVYIPRGTVIEDGVFLGPNVVITNDKYPPSRRLDGVRIRRGAVIGANSTLIAGIEIGENAVVAAGSVVTKDVPPNKVVMGVPARPVYDVDVFIRKRAEYEGSKAP